The following nucleotide sequence is from Candidatus Woesearchaeota archaeon.
GCTTCGAAAGTGAATGAAAAGATTGAGAAATATGCTGATACGTTTGTTCTGTGCAAGGAGTGCGGGAAGCCTGAGACGAAGCTGAGCAAAGAAGCGAGCGTGATTATCATGACGTGCCAGGCGTGCGGGGCTAAGCACTCTATTCGGTCAAAAATTTAAGCAAGACAGCGTTTTTGTTCGCGGCGCTTCAATGTTCTTCTTGGCGGGTGCTGGCTTGCACGTCCCTTGCGTTGTCGTTTTGCTCTCCAGGTGTTTGAGCTTCTGCACGCCTTTTCGGCTGGGTTGTGTTGCTCGAAAGCACCGATAGGGGTTTGTCGGTTTGTCTTTAGGAGCCGGTGTTTGGAAAGAGAGGGAGGAGTACTTGGAGAAAGATAAAGCAGAGGAAGATTATCCAGAGAGCGGCGCGTCCGGCCGTTGTTTTGACGATGCGAATGTGCGCAGTCACAACTCCTCCTAGAAAGAGTAGATTCCAGAAGATCGTGATGAAAAAGAACAGTGATGGTGAAGGAGGGTTTTGTAAGATGACGAGTGAGGCGAGTTGTAAGACGAGGAAGGTGATGATGAGCGATACAAGGTTGGCTCCTGCTGCGAGGAGGGTTCCTTCGTAGATTGCGTCGAAAAGATTTGTTCGCCGTGCTGCTGGGTTGGCGTGTGCCTTGGAAGGTTTGCGGTGTTTTCGGGATTGCATGTTTTTCTTGGGAGGGCACCTCTATTTAAGTGTTGTGAAATTGTCGGCGTTCCGGTGAGCTAGCTTTGTGAGGTGGGCGAGGTTTTGGTGTGGACTGGTGTGGACAAGTGGTTTGGAAGAGAAAGCGGCCTTGCGAAGAGGTTTTTTAGGAAAAGAACGTGCCGAGGCCTTCTTGTTTTTCGGCGTCTTTGCCGAAGTTTTCTTCGACCATGCGCCGGACGATGTCCATGTTTTCTTTGAGGTATGCGGGGACGTCGTAGTCGCGGGCGAGTTTAAGCGCAGGTTCGAGGTACTTGATGATGCTGCCCTCGCTGATGGTGAAGACGAGCTTGCCGCCGCATACGGTGCAAGCGCCCTTAAGGGGTGGTCGGCGAAATTTTTCGTTGCAG
It contains:
- a CDS encoding translation initiation factor IF-2 subunit beta (eIF-2B; functions in the early steps of protein synthesis by forming a ternary complex with GTP and initiator tRNA), with protein sequence ASKVNEKIEKYADTFVLCKECGKPETKLSKEASVIIMTCQACGAKHSIRSKI